The Prunus persica cultivar Lovell chromosome G8, Prunus_persica_NCBIv2, whole genome shotgun sequence genome includes a region encoding these proteins:
- the LOC18767509 gene encoding two-component response regulator ARR2, whose amino-acid sequence MEEDEFPTGLKILVVDDDETCLFILERMLQSLNYQVTKCRNAEEALCMLREDKGKFDIVISDVHMLTMEEGFKLLETVGLEMKLPVIMMSSDDNHETMKKGIIHGACDYLVKPFQRTALKLIWQHVVRNRRNKEALAVAVAEPKSCVLVEDDDDDDDDDDDLVASPAKKRRRLVWTAQLHQQFVTAVNQLGHKNCHPKKILDRMQQMGARGLTRENVASHLQMVNGTAPANHDIGQSQTSLNQDVTESNATTFYPTTHESIPCGENYNFYINESCFGIPTVEEQHYNKDMGSIVDEHSNWDKLLVDDSQRFKAGSCSYDQPSFEAIIYAQNHVAIDDYMPRPFIEEGTGLPARYQR is encoded by the exons atggaagaagatgaatttCCCACTGGTTTAAAAATTCTTGTTGTAGATGATGATGAGACATGTCTCTTTATATTAGAAAGGATGCTTCAGTCTCTGAATTACCAAG TTACAAAATGCCGGAATGCAGAGGAGGCTCTATGTATGCTTCGAGAGGATAAAGGCAAGTTTGATATAGTGATTAGTGATGTGCACATGCTCACCATGGAGGAAGGATTCAAGCTCCTTGAGACAGTTGGTTTGGAGATGAAATTGCCTGTTATCA TGATGTCATCGGATGATAATCATGAGACGATGAAGAAGGGCATCATTCATGGTGCTTGTGATTATTTGGTGAAGCCGTTCCAGAGGACGGCTCTTAAACTGATTTGGCAGCATGTGGTCCGCAATAGAAGAAACAAGGAAGCACTTGCAGTTGCAGTTGCAGAGCCCAAGTCATGCGTTTTGgtggaagatgatgatgatgatgatgatgatgatgatgatcttgTTGCCTCTCCAGCGAAGAAAAGAAGACGCCTAGTTTGGACAGCACAGCTTCATCAACAGTTTGTCACTGCTGTGAATCAACTTGGGCATAAAA ATTGTCatccaaagaaaattttggatCGTATGCAGCAAATGGGTGCTCGTGGTCTTACTAGAGAAAATGTCGCTAGCCACCTTCAG ATGGTAAATGGAACTGCGCCTGCTAATCATGATATTGGTCAAAGTCAGACTAGTCTGAACCAGGATGTGACAGAAAGTAACGCTACAACATTCTATCCCACAACACACGAGAGTATACCTTGTGgagaaaattataatttctaCATAAATGAATCTTGTTTTGGCATCCCTACAGTAGAGGAACAGCATTATAATAAGGACATGGGGAGTATTGTTGATGAGCATTCCAATTGGGACAAGTTGTTAGTTGATGATTCTCAAAGGTTCAAGGCCGGAAGCTGTTCGTATGATCAACCAAGTTTTGAGGCTATAATTTATGCGCAAAACCATGTTGCTATCGATGATTACATGCCAAGACCGTTCATAGAG GAAGGAACTGGGCTGCCTGCGCGATATCAAAGATAA
- the LOC18768357 gene encoding probable galacturonosyltransferase-like 7, whose protein sequence is MLWIIRFSGFFSAAMLMIVLSPSLQSFPPAEAIRSSHHHHHLDYSYLRLPPPVLLSDSGSMVGAGGRLNFRKASAFRNSNECASPSPKTQIGDACDPNLVHVAITLDVEYLRGSIAAVHSVLQHSLCPESVFFHFLVSETNLEALVQSTFPQLKFRVYYFDPRMVRSLISTSVRQALEQPLNYARNYLADLLETCVERVIYLDSDLVVVDDISRLWTTSLGSRTIGAPEYCHANFTNYFTPAFWSDKRLSGTFDCRKPCYFNTGVMVIDLIKWRRGRYTKRIEKWMEIQKNRRIYELGSLPPFLLVFAGHVAPIEHRWNQHGLGGDNVKGSCRDLHSGPVSLLHWSGSGKPWLRLDSKRPCPLDALWSPYDLYGHTK, encoded by the coding sequence atgCTGTGGATTATTAGATTCTCTGGCTTCTTCTCTGCTGCAATGCTCATGATCGTTCTCTCTCCGTCTCTCCAATCCTTCCCTCCCGCCGAAGCCATCCGATCctctcaccaccaccaccacctcgaCTACTCTTACCTCCGCCTTCCTCCTCCGGTTCTCCTCTCCGATTCCGGTTCGATGGTCGGAGCAGGAGGCCGCCTCAACTTCCGAAAGGCCTCCGCATTCCGCAATTCCAATGAATGTGCATCCCCAAGTCCCAAGACCCAAATCGGGGATGCGTGCGATCCCAATTTGGTACACGTGGCCATCACTCTGGACGTTGAGTATCTCCGTGGGTCAATCGCCGCCGTCCACTCCGTCCTGCAGCACTCGCTGTGCCCGGAGAGTGTCTTCTTCCACTTCCTCGTCTCGGAGACGAATCTGGAAGCCCTGGTCCAATCCACTTTCCCGCAGTTGAAGTTTAGGGTCTACTACTTCGACCCACGGATGGTACGGAGCCTGATCTCGACGTCGGTGAGGCAAGCGCTGGAGCAGCCGCTCAATTACGCCCGCAACTACTTGGCGGATCTGCTGGAGACCTGCGTCGAGCGGGTCATCTACTTGGACTCTGATCTCGTCGTCGTCGATGATATTTCCAGGCTCTGGACCACCAGCCTCGGTTCCAGAACCATCGGGGCGCCCGAATACTGCCACGCCAACTTCACCAACTACTTCACCCCCGCTTTCTGGTCGGACAAGCGGCTTTCCGGCACTTTTGATTGCCGGAAACCCTGTTACTTTAACACCGGCGTCATGGTCATAGATCTGATAAAGTGGAGGCGGGGCAGGTACACCAAGCGGATCGAAAAGTGGATGGAGATCCAGAAGAACCGCCGGATCTACGAGCTCGGATCGCTGCCAccctttcttttggttttcgcgggacacgtggcgcccaTCGAGCACAGGTGGAATCAACACGGCTTGGGAGGCGATAATGTGAAGGGCAGCTGCCGTGACCTCCATTCCGGTCCGGTTAGCCTCCTGCATTGGTCCGGCAGTGGCAAGCCCTGGCTCAGGCTGGACTCCAAGCGGCCCTGCCCGCTCGACGCCCTCTGGTCACCCTACGACTTGTACGGGCACACTAAATGA